The Acidobacteriota bacterium genome has a segment encoding these proteins:
- a CDS encoding ABC transporter ATP-binding protein gives MLVLDNVSKRYGNLEAVSNLSLHIKEGEFFGFLGPNGAGKTTTVRMLAGLARPTAGRVLVCGHDMARETIEAKRLIGLVPDRPFLYTRLRGEEFLNFAADLYGVDGAERRERIEHFLKLFRLRDWRHELIEAYSHGMRQKLVFAAALLHRPRALVVDEPLVGLDPEGITIVKRLMGEHCERGGTVFMSTHSLEVVEALCSRIGIIHHGKLIAEGTVAEVKALAKAPSPALESAFLTLTREEAD, from the coding sequence ATGCTCGTTCTAGATAACGTCAGCAAGCGCTACGGCAACCTCGAGGCCGTCTCCAATCTTTCGCTTCACATCAAGGAAGGAGAGTTTTTCGGCTTCCTGGGCCCCAACGGGGCGGGCAAGACGACGACGGTGCGCATGCTCGCGGGCCTGGCGCGGCCCACGGCGGGGCGGGTTCTCGTGTGCGGCCACGACATGGCGCGCGAGACCATCGAGGCCAAGCGCCTCATCGGGCTCGTTCCCGACCGGCCGTTTCTTTACACGCGCCTTCGCGGCGAGGAATTTCTGAACTTCGCCGCCGACCTCTACGGCGTGGACGGCGCCGAGCGCAGGGAGCGCATCGAGCATTTTCTGAAATTATTCCGCCTCAGGGACTGGCGGCACGAGCTCATTGAAGCCTATTCACACGGGATGCGGCAGAAGCTGGTCTTCGCCGCGGCGCTTCTTCACCGGCCGAGGGCGCTCGTGGTGGACGAGCCGCTCGTGGGGCTCGACCCGGAGGGCATCACCATCGTGAAGCGACTCATGGGCGAGCACTGCGAGCGGGGCGGCACGGTCTTCATGAGCACGCATTCCCTCGAGGTCGTCGAGGCGCTCTGCTCCCGCATCGGCATCATCCATCACGGAAAACTCATCGCCGAAGGCACCGTCGCCGAGGTGAAGGCCCTCGCTAAAGCGCCCTCGCCCGCACTCGAAAGCGCGTTCCTGACGCTCACGCGGGAAGAGGCCGATTAG
- a CDS encoding cyclic nucleotide-binding domain-containing protein has product MVEDTRLLKQMNLFKDFSALEMVQISRVVTYQKVKRGDEVVVEDTQAGALYIIKSGTFAVTKEINGDRKLLGTLGRGDHFGEVSLIDHKPRSATVTATEDGGLLKISKKDFEELLKQDAKLEKKLYGAFLLDLCQKLRRTNDYYILAL; this is encoded by the coding sequence ATGGTTGAAGATACCCGACTGCTGAAGCAGATGAATCTCTTTAAGGATTTTTCCGCACTGGAAATGGTGCAGATCTCGCGCGTCGTGACGTACCAGAAAGTCAAGCGCGGGGATGAGGTCGTGGTGGAGGACACGCAGGCCGGCGCGCTCTACATCATCAAGTCGGGAACCTTTGCGGTGACGAAGGAGATCAACGGCGACCGGAAGCTTTTGGGCACCCTCGGCCGCGGCGATCACTTCGGAGAGGTTTCTCTTATCGACCACAAGCCCCGCTCCGCCACCGTCACGGCCACCGAGGACGGTGGTCTTCTTAAGATCAGCAAAAAGGATTTTGAGGAACTTCTCAAGCAGGACGCCAAATTGGAGAAAAAGCTCTACGGCGCGTTCCTCCTGGACCTTTGCCAGAAGCTGCGCCGTACGAACGACTACTACATTCTGGCGCTTTAA
- a CDS encoding FkbM family methyltransferase gives MVAYDVGAHVGFFSLLLGRLTGPGGKVFSFEPLAENYDRLCKQLQANPSMSHVTAVPCAVSDSEGDAAFARHASTAMGRLGDKDERFLDAVTVSTITLDRFVYEQGHPAPDFLKMDIEGGEGKALKGMKRLLKKSSPTMVIEIHGPAAGQEVWPVLRSENYRVFRLGDVRTEIDSAADFSSGHYMVQRSPRT, from the coding sequence ATGGTGGCTTACGATGTCGGCGCCCACGTGGGCTTTTTCTCCCTTCTGCTCGGAAGATTGACTGGACCCGGGGGCAAGGTGTTTTCCTTTGAGCCCCTTGCGGAAAATTACGACCGCCTGTGCAAGCAACTGCAGGCCAATCCCTCGATGAGCCACGTGACGGCCGTGCCTTGCGCCGTGTCCGACTCCGAGGGCGATGCGGCCTTCGCGCGCCATGCGAGCACGGCCATGGGGCGGCTGGGCGACAAGGACGAGCGTTTCCTCGATGCGGTGACGGTGTCAACCATCACGCTGGACCGGTTCGTCTACGAGCAGGGGCATCCCGCTCCGGACTTCCTCAAGATGGATATCGAGGGAGGGGAAGGCAAGGCGCTTAAAGGAATGAAGCGTCTGCTGAAAAAGTCCTCGCCCACGATGGTCATCGAGATCCATGGCCCGGCTGCGGGACAAGAGGTTTGGCCCGTCTTGAGATCGGAAAACTATCGAGTCTTTCGCCTCGGGGACGTTCGAACGGAGATAGATTCCGCCGCGGATTTTTCGTCGGGTCATTACATGGTGCAACGGAGCCCCCGAACATGA
- the uvrB gene encoding excinuclease ABC subunit UvrB, whose translation MMNFRLHAPYGPCGDQPQAIQDLAEGIREGRRDQVLLGVTGSGKTYTIAKIVEAVNRSTLVIAHNKTLAAQLFQEFKEFFPENAVEYFVSYYDYYQPEAYLPVTDTYIEKDARINEDIDRLRHSATRSVYERRDVLIVASVSCIYGLGSPESYYAQRHLVQVGQKMGREEFLNLLVSLQYSRQDAFLERGSFRARGDTVEVLPSYGDAAYRLEFFGSELDAIARVDPLSGRRMENVERISIYPKTHYVTGPHGLDDALASIRLELGLRLEELRRQEKALEAERLERRTLYDLEMLQELQYCHGIENYSRHFDGRAPGEPPYTLLDYLPEDFLLIVDESHQSLPQLRGMFEGDRSRKSVLVEHGFRLPSALDNRPLRFKEFERKRGQTVFVSATPGPYELKLTKGEFAEQVIRPTGLMDPEIEVRPVERQVDDLLHEVRERVRRKERVLVTTLTKRMAEELKRYYENVGVRVKYLHSEVDTLERVEILRGLRKGDFDVLVGVNLLREGLDLPEVSLVAVFDADKEGFLRSTTALIQTAGRAARNVRGKVLLYASTVTRSMRDAMEETTRRRRKQLAYNREHGITPRSIEKPVSEVLGSAAATDYYKLPPPLERPARKRRGRAAASVREKPAPSPEEGAAAYGDTQGAEKELGRLEREMRACAERLEFEKAAAIRDQIKALKAQVMFA comes from the coding sequence ATCATGAACTTCCGCCTCCATGCGCCCTATGGTCCCTGCGGGGACCAGCCGCAGGCCATTCAGGACCTTGCGGAAGGCATCCGTGAAGGGCGGCGCGACCAGGTTCTCCTCGGCGTCACCGGCTCCGGAAAAACCTACACCATAGCCAAGATTGTGGAGGCGGTGAACCGCTCCACCCTCGTGATCGCCCACAACAAGACGCTCGCGGCGCAGCTCTTTCAGGAATTCAAGGAATTCTTTCCCGAAAACGCCGTCGAGTATTTCGTCTCCTACTACGACTACTACCAGCCTGAGGCCTATCTTCCCGTGACGGACACCTACATCGAGAAAGACGCGCGCATCAACGAGGACATCGACCGCCTTCGCCACTCGGCTACCCGCTCGGTGTACGAGCGCCGCGACGTGCTCATCGTCGCGAGCGTTTCCTGCATCTACGGACTGGGCTCTCCGGAGTCTTACTACGCCCAGCGCCACCTCGTGCAGGTCGGACAGAAGATGGGGCGCGAGGAGTTTTTGAATCTTCTCGTCTCGCTCCAGTACAGCCGCCAGGACGCCTTCCTCGAGCGCGGCTCCTTCCGGGCGCGCGGGGATACGGTGGAGGTGCTTCCCTCCTACGGAGACGCGGCGTATCGGCTTGAGTTTTTCGGGAGCGAGCTGGACGCCATTGCCCGCGTGGATCCCCTGAGCGGTCGGCGCATGGAAAACGTGGAAAGAATTTCCATTTATCCGAAAACGCATTACGTCACGGGGCCCCATGGGCTGGACGACGCCCTGGCTTCCATCCGCCTCGAGCTCGGCCTGCGCCTCGAGGAGCTGCGCCGTCAGGAGAAAGCGCTCGAAGCGGAGCGCCTCGAACGGCGCACCCTCTACGACCTCGAAATGCTGCAGGAGCTCCAATACTGCCACGGCATCGAGAACTATTCGAGGCATTTCGACGGACGTGCGCCCGGAGAGCCGCCGTATACGCTTCTCGATTATCTCCCCGAAGACTTTCTTCTCATCGTGGACGAGAGCCACCAGAGCCTGCCCCAGCTGCGGGGCATGTTCGAGGGCGACCGCTCCCGCAAAAGCGTCCTGGTCGAGCACGGGTTCCGCCTGCCTTCGGCGCTTGACAACCGCCCCCTTCGCTTCAAGGAGTTCGAGCGCAAGCGCGGCCAGACCGTCTTCGTCTCCGCCACGCCCGGGCCATACGAATTGAAGCTGACGAAGGGTGAATTTGCCGAGCAGGTCATACGCCCGACGGGCCTGATGGATCCCGAGATCGAGGTGCGCCCCGTCGAGCGCCAGGTGGACGACCTTCTCCACGAGGTGCGCGAGCGCGTGAGACGGAAAGAGCGCGTTCTCGTCACCACGCTCACGAAGAGGATGGCCGAGGAGCTCAAGCGCTACTACGAGAACGTGGGGGTCAGGGTGAAATACCTGCATTCGGAAGTGGACACGCTGGAGAGGGTGGAGATTCTGCGGGGCCTGCGAAAGGGGGACTTTGACGTGCTCGTCGGCGTGAATCTTCTTCGCGAGGGACTGGATCTGCCCGAGGTTTCCCTCGTGGCCGTCTTCGACGCCGACAAGGAGGGTTTTCTCCGCTCCACGACGGCGCTCATCCAGACGGCGGGGCGCGCGGCGCGCAACGTGCGCGGCAAGGTTCTTCTGTACGCCTCGACCGTGACGCGCTCCATGCGGGACGCGATGGAGGAAACCACGCGCCGCCGCCGCAAGCAGCTGGCGTACAACCGGGAGCACGGCATCACGCCGCGCTCGATCGAGAAGCCCGTCTCGGAGGTGCTGGGGAGCGCCGCCGCCACGGATTATTACAAGCTCCCGCCGCCCCTGGAACGCCCGGCGCGGAAACGGAGGGGGCGCGCCGCCGCGTCCGTTCGGGAAAAGCCTGCCCCGAGCCCTGAAGAGGGGGCGGCCGCCTACGGGGACACGCAGGGCGCCGAGAAAGAGCTCGGCCGCCTGGAGCGCGAGATGCGCGCCTGCGCGGAGCGCCTGGAGTTCGAAAAGGCCGCCGCCATCCGCGACCAGATCAAGGCTCTGAAGGCGCAGGTCATGTTTGCCTAG
- a CDS encoding HD domain-containing protein — protein MLQEEPIKVSRWSKLVYSLLGMMVLVAMVPLAYATWRLVTINKDSLQLNLKEYQMLAASSLSSEIELFFDRIEAQVEQINTAFEWGGEVVGARSMFDKAAQTKFLQRYLGRDMLYIRLSNLEERSWDATLFETLSPPLEKEILQASREAQQDRTFVSKPFFLEQDLTPILIMGFPLHIRERKVGALATVVSLESIVQAAKQRALTSGFTLHIVDHEGRALVTTALRSGASELPPGHPLLESFLEAMRRSPNTRASTTIPFERAVRREGPDQPDISKEPMVGTFTTIPALGWGILVEIEQARAYAAIRDMRRAALHISLAVLGIAVVASALLARYLTNPLRSLTESARRIASGDFSTRVSVRARNEIGVLADTFNKMASDMEASIERLTRMSEENQKMFMGTIRVLTAAIDAKDPYTSGHSERVTRYSMAIAKHLGFDAEQLKRVRIGALLHDVGKIGIEDAILGKTSQLDDEEFEIMKQHPEKGARIMAQIEPLRDVVGAIRYHHERYSGGGYPTGVSGDNIPLIARIIAVADTFDAMTTERPYQKAFTLDYATAKIYELRGSKYDPKVVEALVKAYRAGDIKEGMRDSVFEQSEGEGGSGAAKPASTPSAAAPTNK, from the coding sequence GTGTTACAGGAAGAGCCGATAAAAGTTTCTCGCTGGAGCAAACTCGTCTATTCGCTGCTCGGCATGATGGTGCTGGTGGCCATGGTGCCGCTGGCGTACGCGACATGGCGACTGGTCACGATCAATAAAGATTCCCTGCAACTCAACTTGAAGGAGTACCAGATGCTTGCGGCGTCCTCCCTGTCAAGCGAGATCGAGCTTTTTTTCGACCGCATAGAGGCCCAGGTGGAGCAAATCAACACGGCCTTTGAGTGGGGCGGCGAGGTGGTCGGCGCACGCAGCATGTTCGACAAAGCGGCCCAGACCAAGTTCCTCCAGAGGTATCTGGGACGCGATATGCTTTACATTCGTCTCTCCAATCTTGAGGAAAGGTCCTGGGACGCCACGCTCTTTGAAACGCTCAGCCCGCCTCTTGAGAAGGAGATCCTTCAAGCCAGCCGGGAGGCGCAACAGGACCGCACCTTCGTGAGTAAGCCGTTTTTCCTGGAACAAGACCTGACGCCCATTCTCATTATGGGCTTCCCGCTTCATATCCGTGAGCGAAAGGTCGGAGCGCTCGCCACCGTGGTAAGCCTCGAAAGCATCGTCCAAGCCGCCAAACAGCGCGCGCTGACGTCGGGCTTCACCCTCCACATCGTGGATCACGAGGGGCGCGCCCTCGTGACCACCGCGCTGCGGAGCGGCGCGTCCGAGTTGCCGCCCGGCCATCCCCTGCTGGAGTCGTTCCTTGAAGCCATGCGGCGCTCCCCCAATACACGCGCATCGACCACGATCCCCTTTGAGCGCGCGGTTCGCCGCGAGGGTCCGGATCAACCCGACATCTCCAAGGAGCCGATGGTCGGCACGTTCACCACGATTCCGGCGCTGGGCTGGGGCATTCTGGTCGAAATCGAGCAGGCAAGAGCCTACGCCGCCATTCGCGACATGCGCCGAGCCGCCCTCCACATCAGCCTCGCCGTGCTCGGGATTGCCGTCGTGGCCTCGGCGCTTTTGGCGCGCTATCTGACGAACCCGCTTCGAAGCCTCACGGAAAGCGCGCGGCGGATTGCGTCGGGGGATTTCTCCACGCGCGTCTCCGTGCGCGCCCGAAACGAAATCGGCGTCCTGGCCGACACCTTCAATAAAATGGCGTCGGACATGGAGGCTTCCATCGAGCGCTTAACACGCATGTCCGAAGAAAACCAAAAGATGTTCATGGGAACCATCCGCGTGCTCACGGCGGCCATCGACGCAAAGGACCCCTATACGAGCGGCCACTCCGAGCGCGTCACCCGCTACTCCATGGCCATCGCTAAGCACCTGGGCTTCGATGCCGAGCAACTGAAGCGCGTGCGCATCGGGGCCCTTCTTCATGACGTGGGAAAAATCGGCATCGAGGACGCCATTCTGGGAAAGACTTCCCAGCTCGACGACGAAGAGTTCGAAATCATGAAGCAGCACCCGGAAAAAGGGGCGCGCATCATGGCGCAAATCGAGCCCCTCCGGGACGTTGTGGGCGCCATCCGCTACCACCATGAGCGCTACAGCGGAGGCGGCTATCCCACTGGGGTAAGCGGCGATAACATTCCCCTCATCGCCCGCATCATCGCCGTGGCCGACACGTTCGACGCCATGACGACGGAGCGCCCCTACCAGAAAGCGTTTACGCTCGATTACGCGACGGCCAAAATTTACGAGCTGCGCGGCTCGAAGTATGATCCCAAAGTGGTGGAGGCCCTGGTGAAAGCCTATCGCGCGGGTGACATCAAGGAGGGAATGCGCGATTCCGTTTTCGAGCAGAGCGAGGGTGAAGGCGGGTCCGGCGCCGCCAAGCCCGCCTCCACGCCAAGCGCCGCCGCGCCTACCAACAAGTAG
- a CDS encoding menaquinone biosynthesis decarboxylase codes for MPYESLRAFVEFLESKGELVRVRERVSPVLEITEIADRVMKREGPALLFENVEGSSFPLLINTFGSRKRMSWALGVEDIEEAAKRIEGLMKLQPPEGFLEKLKMLPLLSELGSYPPKLVKRGASQDVVHDEPDLFVMPVPQCWPLDGGRYLAMTEVFSKDPDTGMRNVGMYRVQVLDKKTCAMHWQLHKGGARHWRRAKERGERIEAAVAMGGDPAEMFSASAPLPDPFDEMIFAGFLRKRAVEMVKCKTIDVEVPADSDFVVEGVIDPNEPLVKEGPFGDHRGFYSLEDDYPAFHVTCITHRRDPIYPSTIVGAPPMEDKWMGYASVRLLLPAIRMLLPEIVDMALPCEGAFHNLAVVSIRKQYPGHAKKVMHALWGLGQMMFQKIVVVVDEDVNVEDWTEVTWRATSSFDPKRDLVLVEGPVDVLDHASVLPNYGGKMGLDCTTKLSSEGFDRPWPPLIKMSDEVKKKVDAMWEKLGIKLD; via the coding sequence ATGCCCTACGAGAGCCTTCGCGCCTTCGTCGAATTCCTTGAATCCAAAGGCGAGCTCGTCCGCGTCCGCGAGCGCGTCAGCCCCGTCCTCGAAATCACCGAGATCGCCGACCGCGTGATGAAGCGCGAAGGCCCGGCGCTCCTCTTCGAGAACGTCGAAGGCTCCTCCTTCCCGCTCCTCATCAACACGTTCGGCTCGAGGAAACGCATGTCGTGGGCGCTCGGAGTGGAGGACATCGAGGAGGCGGCGAAACGCATCGAGGGCCTGATGAAACTCCAGCCGCCCGAAGGATTCTTGGAAAAATTAAAAATGCTTCCCCTCCTCTCGGAGCTCGGCTCGTACCCGCCGAAGCTCGTCAAGCGCGGCGCCTCGCAGGACGTGGTCCACGACGAGCCGGACCTCTTCGTGATGCCAGTCCCCCAGTGCTGGCCGCTCGACGGCGGGCGCTACCTCGCGATGACCGAAGTCTTCTCCAAGGACCCGGACACTGGCATGCGGAACGTCGGGATGTACCGCGTGCAGGTGCTCGACAAGAAGACGTGCGCTATGCACTGGCAGCTCCACAAGGGCGGCGCGCGGCACTGGCGGCGGGCGAAGGAGCGCGGCGAGCGCATCGAGGCGGCCGTCGCCATGGGCGGCGACCCGGCGGAGATGTTTTCGGCGTCGGCGCCGCTCCCGGACCCGTTCGACGAGATGATCTTCGCCGGCTTCCTCAGAAAACGCGCCGTCGAGATGGTCAAGTGCAAAACCATAGACGTCGAGGTGCCCGCCGACTCGGACTTCGTCGTCGAGGGCGTCATCGACCCGAACGAGCCGCTCGTGAAGGAAGGCCCCTTCGGCGACCACCGGGGCTTCTACTCGCTCGAGGACGACTACCCGGCCTTCCACGTCACCTGCATCACGCACCGCCGCGACCCCATCTACCCATCGACCATCGTGGGCGCGCCGCCGATGGAGGACAAGTGGATGGGCTACGCCTCGGTGCGGCTTCTACTTCCGGCCATCCGCATGCTCCTGCCCGAGATCGTGGACATGGCTCTTCCCTGCGAGGGCGCCTTCCACAACCTGGCCGTCGTCAGCATCAGGAAGCAGTACCCGGGGCACGCGAAGAAGGTGATGCACGCGCTCTGGGGCCTGGGGCAGATGATGTTCCAAAAGATCGTCGTCGTCGTGGACGAGGACGTGAACGTCGAGGACTGGACGGAGGTGACGTGGCGCGCGACGAGCTCCTTCGACCCCAAGCGCGACCTGGTGCTCGTCGAGGGCCCCGTGGACGTCCTCGACCATGCGTCCGTTCTGCCCAACTACGGCGGCAAGATGGGCCTCGACTGCACGACGAAGCTTTCTTCAGAGGGCTTCGACCGCCCCTGGCCGCCGCTCATCAAGATGAGCGACGAGGTCAAGAAGAAGGTGGACGCGATGTGGGAGAAGCTGGGGATTAAGCTCGACTAA